The genomic segment CGTCTCTTGAGCTCCCGTCGGAGGAGGTCTCTCTCTTTACGGATCCCCTGCAGGACACTCTGGTTCTCCTGGGCTCGTCTGATCAGATAGGGAAGGACGGAATCCACGGATCCATACGGGAGAGACTTATAGACGAGGTAGCCGGCCTGGCCTGGGAACAGAATACCAGTTAGCCACATAGTAGACAAGCAGGTCTCATAACTGCCCTCATATGTCTCATAACTGCTCATTTATCTGCCCCAAATGAGAGGAACAAAGGAATGTCCAGCCCAGTGAAGGAGCCAAGCCCATGTACAGCTGGACATACATGAACCAATGAAATCATACTCATGAAACACATGTGCACTGCCCGGCCAATCCCGACCCATGAATCCACACCATGGATATCGGTCAGTTCATTGGTCGGGTGATGCTTCATGTTGGCCAGTGAATGGTGCAGGTGAGGAGCAGCAGTATTTGGCCACCTCTCCACAAGGAattccattaaaggagacatcCCATTGGGCACATGGAAAGACACGGGTCACATGTCTATAAACATACCCAGCGTCAGGGACACGTGGTCACACATGCCAAGCAACTGGCCAAAGCTCACAGACCCGCTGCCCTTGTCGATGCCAAGTTCCGCCATCCTGCAACCAGAACGCAGTTATGCAATGAGCCCGTAACATCTGAACGGATCGGCAACAGAACCAGTAATTAGCATTATCTCTGGGTGCCTACCTGGTAACTGCATGGAGAACCGACTCCTCGTTGTGACTGGCTACGATGAGGTTGTGCCGCTGCCCGTTCTGGCCAATCAGATCCAGCATTTTATCCAGGGAGCGCTGGTAACTAAGGAGACATTACAGGAACCATAATGCAAGATATTACTGGGTCACAAAATAATCCCTGCAGCTGTACAACTGTCTGTCCTAATGGAATTCACAGGAACtatttttggaaaaagaaataGCGACTGATTAAACAACTCCCCGCCCCCTCTAGAGCCCATTGTGCCCCTTGCCCCTGACCTTCTATTGGTGGCTTCCCAGTCGTGCTGGATGGGGTCAGCGTAACCCTTCTGTTTGGACAGTTTCCGCTCTTTGTCCATGTAGGCGCCGCGCACTAACTTCACCCCAAAGCAAAGGCCGAGGCTCCGAGCTGTGTCCAGATCCAGAGAGAGGAGGGAAAAGGAGTCCTGTGGGTAAAAGTCACAACAatggggggctgttcctgctgaactgtactTAGTACTGTACTAtacgcagtgttggactggccgacagggatatcaggaaaactcccggtgtaAATccatataaaagactaggaggataaagaggttgagtgaggagaggaacgtggacccctggtctgaggttttctgctgagcccctgacatcccagtagAAAGTTGACTATAAGTACCAGGGAATCCTTCACTCTATCCCATACCTTCAGGTAACACTGGTAGGTATTCCAGATCCAAGGCTCTGATTGGTTGCACTGGGACATCATTGCCATGGTAACCAGACTGAGTGCAGGGTTCATATAGGTGTATTCTGCATCCACCAGGACACGCACCCTATTGGCTGTTGCATGCTGGGAGAGAGAAGAGTATGTAAATGAAGCAACATTGCCCAAGTCTGAGGAGTCGGACCCCCTGCACCCTAGCCGCTGTTTAGTTACAGGTACCAACCCCCTGGCTCCGATATTGACCAAGAGCCGCACACCTCCTATTTTATCTTCTTTCCATCGGTTCCTCACCTTAGCGATGCGGCTCAGTCTCCGCACAGAGTTCCGCAAGTGACTGTTCTCTCCCTCCGACAGGAAGGAAAATGCGGATTCCTGCAACCAACGGCAGAGAATGGGTGAGGAACATGAAGGGTTAAACAGGCAGCCAATAGGGGAGAACAGTCCCAAGGAACAAGTCCAGGAGAGAAGTAAGAGGCAAGAGAAGATATGTATAGGGTATATATAGGGTGCAAAGGCCTGAGTGGGCACTCACCTTCCCCTCCATGATTGAGACAATGCTTCTGGGACACAGCTGGGGCCCATTGGATGGGTGGGAGAGATGCACAGACAGCAGCTTCTGTGGGGGGAGAGGAATGTTAAATTCTATTGGGGAAACAGTCAGACTTTTTGTCAGAGCTCTTACCTAGACCAGTGAAGGTGTAACATGTTGCACATTCATGATCCAGACCAGTGAtccagaccagtgatccccaactagtggccaactcaccaaccccttggatgttgctctcagtggcctcaaagcaggagcttatttttgaattccaattcAAGTTGTGGTTGCAaaaaataggggctaccaaatggtcatagcacttattttgcaccacacaggaacatttttcatgcttgtgttgatccccTATTACATTTGATCTACTGTAGATCTAGATCTAGACTGTAGGCTTTTTCTTGGTCCCCCTCTCTTACACTCTAACACTCCCACAGTCTAacctctgcctctctctcttctctgtaCCTTCAGATCTGCCTCTCCTACATCCTCATCTCTGTGTCTCCTGCACCTTTATCTCTACCTTTGTGTAGTCATCCCAGCTTCTCTTGTCcattcatctctgccttccctcTGCAATTGTCTCTGCTCTACCTACCCCTTCTCTGTCTCTCCTGTGCCCTTATCTGTCTTCCATGTGTACTTCTTCTCTTTCTCCCCTGAGCCTTTCTCTTTCTTCCCCATgtcattcctctctgtcttccctGTGTCCTTCTTCCATGTGTTCTTCTTCTCTGTCTGGCTTGTACCCTTCTCTGTCTCTCCTAAAGTCTTCTTTGTTGTCTCCCTTGTGCCCTTCTTCTCTGTCTTCCATGTGTTCTTCTGTCTGCCTTGGTTCCTTCTCTGTCTCTCCTGGGGTCTTCTTCGTAGTCTGCCCTGTGGTCTTCTTAACTGTCTCCCCTGTGTCCTTCTCTGTCTCCCTTTCCTCCACTATTTCTAGGGTGTCTCAGCCTAACAGTCAGGTTCCGCTCAGTCTCTACTCACACACAGTTCGGCGCTCATGAGAGCAGTGATTTTCAGTTGCATCATGGGTCGGTCCCCCCCAGCGGCCGAGAGATCCACACAGTCCAACATGATCGACTTGTTCTGCTCGTACCAGCGCTCTCTGCAAGAGACTCAGTATCAAACCTATTTCTGAGCCACAAGCCAAATATCCAGGGCACGTGCCAACATATGTGGCACCGGGATAAGTCTGGA from the Xenopus laevis strain J_2021 chromosome 9_10L, Xenopus_laevis_v10.1, whole genome shotgun sequence genome contains:
- the prodh2.L gene encoding hydroxyproline dehydrogenase (The RefSeq protein has 3 substitutions compared to this genomic sequence), encoding MRLLGRYLRLGSPRLCSRVWPTLPPSCSPHSTAAAAQAQGALSFSDGGVFKLKSSWEVARGLLIFRMCSFPSLVKHSEKMLSVSRRLLGRRLFEWGMKGSVYGQFVAGETLPEIRVCVDRLRQLGIHPMLAVPIEEDLGQAKSGERWYEQNESIMLDCVDLSAAGGDRPMMQLKITALMSAELCKLLSVHLSHPSNGPQLCPRSIVSIMEGKESAFSFLSEGENSHLRNSVRRLSRIAKHATANRVRVLVDAEYTYMNPALSLVTMAMMSQCNQSEPWIWNTYQCYLKDSFSLLSLDLDTARSLGLCFGVKLVRGAYMDKERKLSKQKGYADPIQHDWEATNRSYQRSLDKMLDLIGQNGQRHNLIVASHNEESVLHAVTRMAELGIDKGSGSVSFGQLLGMCDHVSLTLGQAGYLVYKSLPYGSVDSVLPYLIRRAQENQSVLQGIRKERDLLRRELKRRLFNQR
- the prodh2.L gene encoding hydroxyproline dehydrogenase isoform X1, which codes for MRLLGRYLRLGSPRLCSGVWPTVPPSCSPHSTAAAAQAQGALSFSDGGVFKLKSSWEVARGLLIFRMCSFPSLVKHSEKMLSVSRRLLGRRLFEWGMKGSVYGQFVAGETLPEIRVCVDRLRQLGIHPMLAVPIEEDLGQAKSGERWYEQNKSIMLDCVDLSAAGGDRPMMQLKITALMSAELCKLLSVHLSHPSNGPQLCPRSIVSIMEGKESAFSFLSEGENSHLRNSVRRLSRIAKHATANRVRVLVDAEYTYMNPALSLVTMAMMSQCNQSEPWIWNTYQCYLKDSFSLLSLDLDTARSLGLCFGVKLVRGAYMDKERKLSKQKGYADPIQHDWEATNRSYQRSLDKMLDLIGQNGQRHNLIVASHNEESVLHAVTRPGRLPRL